In Colletotrichum higginsianum IMI 349063 chromosome 1, whole genome shotgun sequence, one genomic interval encodes:
- a CDS encoding NAD dependent epimerase/dehydratase, whose amino-acid sequence MTPERKYAIPKGSTVLVTGANGFIGSHVCNELLQLGFNVRGTVRDVDQCAWLPKTLESRKPKGEFMLASLPDMEKNGAFDSLVEGVSAVVHVASPILFSPNPENVIPSSIAVALNALKAANKSPSVKRFVFTSSSVAAALPKPNKRGIQVTDDSWNTHSVEIAWREAPYHPQRAWHVYAASKVEAETAVWRFHYENIRRRYDLVVNTVLPGTNFGKPLDVVNQGHPSTSSFVESLWNGTHFDRLASIPPQYFVDVQDTARLHVAAAVLPNVQNERIFAWAEPFNFDTILDILRTQFPGKKFADNFHNYEELSTAVEPLSRAAELLGQLGRDGFVPLKQSVLLNVGDPSVFGPQTVSERNHDCC is encoded by the exons ATGACGCCGGAACGAAAGTACGCCATTCCCAAGGGCTCTACCGTTCTTGTGACGGGGGCGAACGGCTTCATCGGCTCCCACGTCTGCaacgagctgctgcagctaGGCTTCAACGTCCGCGGAACTGTACGTGACGTGGACCAGTGCGCGTGGTTGCCGAAGACCCTGGAGAGCCGGAAACCAAAGGGAGAGTTCATGTTGGCTTCGTTGCCAGACATGGAGAAGAACGGCGCTTTCGACTCTCTGGTTGAAG GCGTGTCCGCAGTGGTTCACGTTGCTTCGCCTATCCTTTTCAGCCCGAACCCTGAGAACGTCATCCCAAGCAGCATCGCCGTGGCTCTGAATGCGCTTAAAGCCGCCAACAAGTCACCGAGCGTGAAGCGTTTCGTCTTCACGAGCTCGTCTGTCGCCGCAGCACTACCGAAGCCAAACAAGAGAGGGATCCAAGTGACCGATGACAGCTGGAATACCCATTCGGTTGAGATAGCATGGAGGGAGGCGCCGTACCATCCCCAAAGGGCGTGGCACGTGTACGCAGCTAGCAAGGTGGAGGCAGAGACCGCAGTGTGGAGGTTTCACTATGAGAATATACGTCGCCGGTATGACTTGGTCGTCAACACAG TGCTTCCAGGTACAAACTTTGGAAAGCCGCTTGATGTGGTCAACCAAGGTCacccctcgacctcgtcgttCGTCGAGAGTCTCTGGAACGGCACGCACTTCGACCGGCTCGCATCTATCCCGCCGC AGTACTTTGTGGATGTCCAGGATACTGCCAGACTCCACGTGGCAGCGGCCGTGCTCCCCAACGTCCAGAATGAGCGGATCTTTGCCTGGGCCGAACCCTTCAACTTCGATACAATCCTCGACATCTTGCGCACTCAGTTTCCTGGGAAGAAATTTGCAGACAACTTCCACAATTATGAGGAGCTCTCCACCGCAGTTGAACCCCTATCGCGAGCAGCAGAGCTGCTGGGGCAGTTGGGGAGGGATGGTTTCGTTCCTTTGAAACAAAGCGTCCTTCTCAACGTTGGAGACCCAAGTGTCTTTGGGCCTCAAACGGTCAGTGAAAGAAACCACGATTGCTGTTGA
- a CDS encoding N-acetylglucosaminyl transferase component codes for MHPLSVLSVGIFVAGYITARWDLVTRLYELAIFAWDYGVVTRAAKGFALLTFVYLLIFIPVERLATKEANLPEADMPENDGLMRIFWPTDIQRSDLPGVVVGWRNSSLDVFVVAILDDVDAGHVEFALKIGTLFRNSPHPVYSIYERCGHGAMHVLGLANPSDAVVLDPSLFVATTPAAAKVPRITCAKALSIQIILYDRPRPGRMQYISLNPISLALGNKEAPGLPPTEHMAEEEKQELKLKEQKRKLVDKLRLHTIIKRSPSPKEKALPKIVNQINWSWELEQLLQKNISRIGTRPKRTLSVSERVVENVTTVRNFVWDLLILYVLPLIQWGFVYMLMGHRAVAELLLQILEFRLKDNSLALKDISATAQQVEIRLQQFCYWPMQYTTLRQRKNDWESVTTSHPDYIRFYNSLWLVANDVIIGIALGSYIIDNAEWAASAISGLLKVYTVEALQRSITWLMGCPGGLKLNEDLASFLGDLFLWVIDYWSNCIATLEPVLPHVIWFIGFSSFAGASMPIAMFSDLLSGLTVHIYSFYLASARIYHWQLTILISLFHLFRGKKHNVLRNRIDSCDYDLDQLLVGTILFTLLFFLLTTVVVFYLNFAVARMVIISLKAVFDTLLSCLNHFPLFALMLRVKDPRRLPGGIRFELRDTHDYRLSNTSNEPPTSVIYLKSIPLTFRAMFHQYFQMGNRIRKHYLSPQVLLCLLTGQFVPPLNRKNLYSLQYSMLPARRANFRQMWDAITTAQPSRKPAPFVMNGRRYPTGLGGGGRTRYHH; via the exons ATGCACCCCCTCTCTGTCCTCAGCGTTGGCATCTTCGTCGCTGGCTACATCACCGCCCGATGGGACCTGGTTACACGCCTCTATGAGCTTGCCATATTCGCTTGGGACTACGGAGTTGTT ACACGCGCCGCCAAGGGCTTCGCCCTCCTAACCTTCGTCTACCTCCTCATATTCATTCCCGTGGAACGTTTGGCCACCAAGGAAGCGAACCTG CCCGAGGCTGACATGCCAGAAAATGACGGCTTAATGAGGATATTCTGGCCGACGGACATCCAGCGCTCCGACCtgcccggcgtcgtcgtgggATGGAGGAACTCGAGCCTGgatgtcttcgtcgtcgccatactcgacgacgtcgat GCCGGCCATGTCGAATTCGCTCTCAAAATCGGTACCCTCTTTCGAAACTCCCCTCATCCCGTCTACAGCATCTACGAACGATGCGGCCACGGAGCCATGCATGTCCTGGGCCTTGCCAACCccagcgacgccgtcgtcctcgatccTTCCCTGTTCGTCGCGACGACCCCAGCCGCCGCAAAGGTCCCGCGTATCACTTGCGCCAAAGCCCTGAGCATTCAAATCATCCTTTACGACCGCCCACGCCCCGGCAGGATGCAGTACATCTCGCTGAACCCCATATCTCTTGCGCTCGGAAACAAGGAGGCCCCGGGTCTGCCACCGACTGAACacatggccgaggaggagaagcaagAACTGAAGCTGAAGGAGCAGAAGAGGAAACTTGTCGACAAACTTAGGCTCCACACCATCATCAAGCgatcgccctcgccaaaggAGAAGGCTCTGCCCAAGATTGTGAACCAAATCAACTGGTCCTGGGAGCTTGAACAGCTGCTGCAGAAGAACATTTCGCGCATCGGCACCAGACCAAAGCGGACGCTAAGCGTCTCGGAGCGAGTTGTCGAGAACGTGACGACCGTGCGGAACTTCGTATGGGATCTCCTGATCCTCTACGTGCTCCCGTTGATCCAGTGGGGGTTCGTGTACATGCTCATGGGTCACAGAGCGGTggccgagctcctccttcAGATCCTTGAGTTCCGTCTAAAGGACAACTCCCTGGCCCTGAAGGAcatctcggcgacggcgcaaCAGGTGGAGATCAGGCTTCAGCAATTCTGCTACTGGCCTATGCAGTACACGACGTTGCGACAGCGTAAAAACGACTGGGAGAGCGTCACGACCAGCCATCCTGACTATATCCGCTTCTACAATAGCTTGTGGCTTGTCGCCAACGatgtcatcatcggcatcgcgcTCGGATCCTACATCATCGATAACGCCGAATGGGCCGCCAGTGCAATCAGTGGGCTTTTGAAGGTGTACACAGTCGAGGCACTGCAACGGAGCATTACTTGGCTGATGGGCTGCCCTGGGGGCTTGAAGCTGAATGAAGACTTGGCTTCGTTCCTCGGTGACCTTTTCCTATGGGTTATCGATTACTGGTCAA ACTGCATTGCGACTCTTGAGCCAGTGCTGCCTCACGTCATCTGGTTCATTGGGTTCTCCAgcttcgccggcgccagtATGCCCATTGCCATGTTCTCCGACCTGCTATCCGGCCTGACCGTCCACATCTACTCGTTTTACCTCGCATCTGCTCGGATCTACCACTGGCAGCTGACGATCCTCATCTCACTCTTCCATCTCTTCCGTGGCAAGAAGCACAACGTCCTCCGTAACCGTATCGACTCGTGCGACTACGACCTAgaccagctcctcgtcggcaccATCCTCTTCAccctgctcttcttcctcctcacAACGGTGGTCGTCTTTTACCTCAACTTTGCCGTTGCGCGCATGGTCATCATCTCGCTCAAGGCTGTGTTCGATACGCTTCTCTCTTGTCTAAatcactttccccttttcGCGCTGATGTTACGGGTCAAGGACCCGAGGCGACTTCCAG GCGGCATTCGTTTTGAGCTTCGAGATACCCATGATTATAGACTTAGTAATACTTCCAACGAACCACCAACCTCGGTCATCTATCTCAAG TCCATCCCCCTCACATTCCGTGCCATGTTCCACCAGTACTTCCAAATGGGGAACCGCATCCGCAAGCACTACCTATCGCCACAGGTGCTCCTTTGCTTGCTGACAGGGCAGTTCGTCCCGCCCCTCAACCGCAAGAATCTGTACAGCTTGCAATACAGCATGCTGCCCGCGCGCCGCGCAAATTTTCGTCAGATGTGGGACGCCATCACGACAGCGCAGCCGTCGAGGAAGCCCGCGCCGTTCGTCATGAATGGGAGGAGGTATCCGACGGGGCTtggcggcggggggaggACAAGATACCACCATTAA
- a CDS encoding N-acetylglucosaminyl transferase component encodes MSASLAPECNEVKERYDTCFLKWYSEKYLRSSGTDNNECADLFKNYQKCLTVALKERGIDKLLDEAREDQKDNDATYMGRKCECSSSRPLRVSLRCGWNGI; translated from the exons ATGTCTGCGTCTCTAGCGCCCGAGTGCAACGAAGTCaagga GCGCTACGATACTTGCTTCTTGAAATGGTACAGCGAGA AGTACCTCCGAAGCAGCGGCACAGACAACAATGAGTGCGCCGACCTCTTCAAAAACTACCAAAAGTGTTTGACG GTGGCGCTCAAGGAACGTGGGATAGACAagctgctggacgaggcgCGGGAGGACCAGAAGGACAATGACGCGACGTACATGGGACGCAAATGTGAGTGCTCTTCGTCTCGGCCCCTACGTGTGAGTCTACGGTGCGGATGGAACGGAATCTGA